From the Brachyhypopomus gauderio isolate BG-103 chromosome 5, BGAUD_0.2, whole genome shotgun sequence genome, one window contains:
- the LOC143514383 gene encoding tetraspanin-8-like: MAKINPCFKKIFVFFNVLFAVFGLVIVVLGGLAHAAQYEVENKMMGVIVLYVIGGVTFLISALGAYGAHKENKYVLIAFFTIMCSGCVILFRIAIPMASSRLDILLMIQKQTDYLLPLERANPEAQQAVLVVQDGYKCCGLFNGYQDWGRNIPDSCNCGIDDLECVQSNPEARIFHLGGSSGYRKPCGPIVMEIWDKCFSVILGVIFGLAALALLGAVMSLAMIVRVSASAHTPPYSFSVIYEPPKYTQIENIKSVH, encoded by the exons ATGGCAAAAATCAATCCATGTTTCAAGAAGATCTTCGTTTTCTTCAACGTCCTTTTTGCT GTGTTTGGCCTCGTTATTGTAGTTCTGGGAGGGTTGGCTCATGCTGCCCAATATGAG GTTGAAAATAAGATGATGGGCGTGATTGTTCTGTATGTTATTGGAGGTGTCACCTTCTTAATCTCCGCGCTGGGGGCATATGGTGCtcataaagaaaacaaatacGTCCTGATCGCA TTTTTCACCATTATGTGTTCAGGATGTGTCATACTCTTCCGGATTGCAATTCCAATGGCCTCCTCACGTCTGGAT ATCCTCCTTATGATCCAGAAGCAAACGGACTACCTACTGCCTTTGGAACGTGCCAATCCAGAAGCACAGCAGGCGGTCTTAGTTGTGCAGGATGGG TACAAGTGCTGTGGGCTCTTTAATGGCTACCAGGACTGGGGAAGGAACATTCCTGACTCTTGTAACTGTGGGATTGATGACCTTGAGTGCGTGCAGTCAAATCCTGAGGCCAGG ATTTTTCATCTCGGAGGCAGCAGTGGCTACCGAAAG CCTTGCGGCCCGATTGTGATGGAGATCTGGGACAAATGTTTTAGTGTCATCCTGGGAGTAATATTTGGCCTGGCAGCCTTGGCT tTGCTGGGAGCTGTGATGTCCCTTGCGATGATCGTCCGTGTTAGTGCTTCTGCACACACTCCTCCATACTCCTTCTCTGTCATATATGAGCCACCCAAATACACACAGATTGAGAATATCAAGTCGGTCCATTGA